A single Mus caroli chromosome 15, CAROLI_EIJ_v1.1, whole genome shotgun sequence DNA region contains:
- the LOC110310203 gene encoding keratin, type II cytoskeletal 75 isoform X1 → MSRQSTITFHSGSRRGFSTASATTPTAGRSRFSSVSVARSSGNSGGLGRISGIGSGFGSRSLYNLGGTRRVSIGGCTGSGFRGGFGGRASSGFGGSSGFAYGGGIGGGFGGPGFPVCPSGGIQEVTVNQSLLTPLNLQIDPTIQRVRKEEREQIKTLNNKFASFIDKVRFLEQQNKVLETKWNLLQEQGSRTVRQNLEPFFDAYVNDLRRQLDGITAERGRLDAELRNMQEVVEDFKVRYEDEINKRAAAENEFVGLKKDVDSAYMNKVELEAKVDSLTDQINFYRMIYEAELSQMQNQVSDTSVVLSMDNNRSLDLDSIIAEVKAQYEDIANRSRAEAESWYQTKYEELQVTAGRHGDDLRNTKQEISEMNRMIQRLRSEIDAVKKQCSSLQTAISDAEQRGELALKDARAKLMELEDALQKAKQDMARLLREYQELMNVKLALDVEIATYRKLLEGEECRLSGEGVSPVNICEYDPCGLGLTWSAVVTSTVSSGYGGGANIGGGSLGLGGNSGYSFTTSGGHSLGTGLGGSGFTTNSSRGPVGSGSSIKFVSSTSSRKSYKH, encoded by the exons ATGTCCCGGCAATCCACCATCACCTTCCACTCCGGCAGCCGCAGGGGCTTCAGCACAGCCTCAGCCACCACGCCTACCGCGGGACGCTCCCGCTTCAGCTCCGTGTCTGTGGCCCGCTCCTCAGGAAACAGTGGGGGACTGGGCAGGATCAGTGGTATTGGTTCTGGCTTTGGGAGCCGCAGCCTCTACAACCTAGGGGGGACCCGGCGGGTCTCCATTGGTGGATGTACTGGCAGTGGCTTCAGGGGTGGCTTTGGTGGCAGGGCTAGCAGTGGCTTTGGGGGCAGCAGTGGCTTTGCTTATGGAGGTGGCATTGGAGGGGGCTTTGGTGGCCCTGGCTTCCCTGTCTGTCCCTCTGGAGGCATTCAAGAAGTTACTGTCAACCAGAGCCTCCTGACTCCCCTCAACCTGCAAATCGACCCCACCATCCAGCGGGTGCGGAAAGAAGAACGGGAGCAGATCAAGACTCTGAACAACAAGTTCGCCTCCTTCATTGACAAG GTACGCTTCCTGGAACAGCAGAACAAGGTCCTGGAGACCAAGTGGAATCTCCTGCAGGAGCAgggctccaggacagtcagacaGAACCTGGAGCCTTTCTTCGATGCATACGTCAATGACCTCCGCCGGCAGCTGGATGGCATCACAGCTGAAAGAGGCAGACTGGATGCTGAACTGAGGAACATGCAGGAGGTTGTAGAAGACTTCAAAGTCAG GTATGAAGACGAAATTAACAAGCGTGCGGCTGCCGAGAATGAGTTCGTGGGCCTGAAAAAG GACGTAGACAGTGCCTACATGAACAAGGTGGAGCTGGAAGCGAAGGTCGACTCTCTGACTGACCAGATCAACTTCTACCGGATGATCTATGAGGCA GAGCTGTCTCAGATGCAGAACCAGGTGAGTGACACCTCTGTGGTCCTCTCCATGGACAACAACCGCAGCCTGGACCTGGACAGCATCATTGCCGAGGTCAAGGCCCAGTACGAGGACATTGCCAACCGAAGCCGGGCAGAGGCTGAGTCCTGGTACCAGACAAAG TACGAGGAGCTGCAGGTGACAGCAGGCCGGCATGGTGATGACCTCCGCAACACCAAACAAGAGATTTCAGAGATGAACCGGATGATCCAGAGGCTCAGATCTGAGATCGATGCCGTCAAGAAGCAG tgCTCCAGCTTACAAACTGCTATCTCTGATGCTGAGCAGCGTGGAGAGCTAGCTCTCAAGGATGCCCGGGCCAAGCTGATGGAGCTTGAAGATGCCCTACAGAAAGCAAAGCAGGACATGGCCAGGTTGCTGCGAGAGTACCAGGAACTCATGAACGTCAAGCTGGCCTTGGATGTGGAGATCGCCACCTACAGGAAGCTGCTTGAAGGCGAGGAGTGCAG GCTGAGTGGAGAGGGAGTTTCCCCAGTGAACATCTGTGAGTATGACCCCTGTGGCCTGGGGCTCACGTGGT cagCTGTGGTCACTTCTACGGTTTCCAGTGGCTATGGTGGTGGTGCCAACATTGGAGGTGGAAGCCTGGGTCTTGGTGGGAACAGTGGCTACTCCTTCACGACCAGTGGTGGGCACAGCCTGGGCACAGGTCTGGGAGGCTCTGGCTTTACCACCAACAGCAGCCGGGGCCCAGTGGGCAGTGGCTCCAGCATCAAGTTTGTCTCCAGCACATCATCCAGAAAGAGTTACAAGCACTGA
- the LOC110310203 gene encoding keratin, type II cytoskeletal 75 isoform X2, protein MSRQSTITFHSGSRRGFSTASATTPTAGRSRFSSVSVARSSGNSGGLGRISGIGSGFGSRSLYNLGGTRRVSIGGCTGSGFRGGFGGRASSGFGGSSGFAYGGGIGGGFGGPGFPVCPSGGIQEVTVNQSLLTPLNLQIDPTIQRVRKEEREQIKTLNNKFASFIDKVRFLEQQNKVLETKWNLLQEQGSRTVRQNLEPFFDAYVNDLRRQLDGITAERGRLDAELRNMQEVVEDFKVRYEDEINKRAAAENEFVGLKKDVDSAYMNKVELEAKVDSLTDQINFYRMIYEAELSQMQNQVSDTSVVLSMDNNRSLDLDSIIAEVKAQYEDIANRSRAEAESWYQTKYEELQVTAGRHGDDLRNTKQEISEMNRMIQRLRSEIDAVKKQCSSLQTAISDAEQRGELALKDARAKLMELEDALQKAKQDMARLLREYQELMNVKLALDVEIATYRKLLEGEECRLSGEGVSPVNISVVTSTVSSGYGGGANIGGGSLGLGGNSGYSFTTSGGHSLGTGLGGSGFTTNSSRGPVGSGSSIKFVSSTSSRKSYKH, encoded by the exons ATGTCCCGGCAATCCACCATCACCTTCCACTCCGGCAGCCGCAGGGGCTTCAGCACAGCCTCAGCCACCACGCCTACCGCGGGACGCTCCCGCTTCAGCTCCGTGTCTGTGGCCCGCTCCTCAGGAAACAGTGGGGGACTGGGCAGGATCAGTGGTATTGGTTCTGGCTTTGGGAGCCGCAGCCTCTACAACCTAGGGGGGACCCGGCGGGTCTCCATTGGTGGATGTACTGGCAGTGGCTTCAGGGGTGGCTTTGGTGGCAGGGCTAGCAGTGGCTTTGGGGGCAGCAGTGGCTTTGCTTATGGAGGTGGCATTGGAGGGGGCTTTGGTGGCCCTGGCTTCCCTGTCTGTCCCTCTGGAGGCATTCAAGAAGTTACTGTCAACCAGAGCCTCCTGACTCCCCTCAACCTGCAAATCGACCCCACCATCCAGCGGGTGCGGAAAGAAGAACGGGAGCAGATCAAGACTCTGAACAACAAGTTCGCCTCCTTCATTGACAAG GTACGCTTCCTGGAACAGCAGAACAAGGTCCTGGAGACCAAGTGGAATCTCCTGCAGGAGCAgggctccaggacagtcagacaGAACCTGGAGCCTTTCTTCGATGCATACGTCAATGACCTCCGCCGGCAGCTGGATGGCATCACAGCTGAAAGAGGCAGACTGGATGCTGAACTGAGGAACATGCAGGAGGTTGTAGAAGACTTCAAAGTCAG GTATGAAGACGAAATTAACAAGCGTGCGGCTGCCGAGAATGAGTTCGTGGGCCTGAAAAAG GACGTAGACAGTGCCTACATGAACAAGGTGGAGCTGGAAGCGAAGGTCGACTCTCTGACTGACCAGATCAACTTCTACCGGATGATCTATGAGGCA GAGCTGTCTCAGATGCAGAACCAGGTGAGTGACACCTCTGTGGTCCTCTCCATGGACAACAACCGCAGCCTGGACCTGGACAGCATCATTGCCGAGGTCAAGGCCCAGTACGAGGACATTGCCAACCGAAGCCGGGCAGAGGCTGAGTCCTGGTACCAGACAAAG TACGAGGAGCTGCAGGTGACAGCAGGCCGGCATGGTGATGACCTCCGCAACACCAAACAAGAGATTTCAGAGATGAACCGGATGATCCAGAGGCTCAGATCTGAGATCGATGCCGTCAAGAAGCAG tgCTCCAGCTTACAAACTGCTATCTCTGATGCTGAGCAGCGTGGAGAGCTAGCTCTCAAGGATGCCCGGGCCAAGCTGATGGAGCTTGAAGATGCCCTACAGAAAGCAAAGCAGGACATGGCCAGGTTGCTGCGAGAGTACCAGGAACTCATGAACGTCAAGCTGGCCTTGGATGTGGAGATCGCCACCTACAGGAAGCTGCTTGAAGGCGAGGAGTGCAG GCTGAGTGGAGAGGGAGTTTCCCCAGTGAACATCT CTGTGGTCACTTCTACGGTTTCCAGTGGCTATGGTGGTGGTGCCAACATTGGAGGTGGAAGCCTGGGTCTTGGTGGGAACAGTGGCTACTCCTTCACGACCAGTGGTGGGCACAGCCTGGGCACAGGTCTGGGAGGCTCTGGCTTTACCACCAACAGCAGCCGGGGCCCAGTGGGCAGTGGCTCCAGCATCAAGTTTGTCTCCAGCACATCATCCAGAAAGAGTTACAAGCACTGA